The genomic region GGACCCCTCCATCCTGCAGAGGATGATGAACTCTGTGGACGGCGGGGTTGATGGAAAGAAAAACCAGGAGCTGGATTTCCAGGAGTTCCTCAACCTCATCGGGGGGATCATGGTGGCTGGTCATGACGCACTGTCCAAGCTCCCTGAATCCAAGAAGGTACAGCCCGTTGTGTCTGTGGATCTGTATTTGTACAATGAGTCACCTGCTGTCTAAATATTAACCTATTGTCTGAGATCGGAAATCAACATCCGGACTGAGCCATAGAGAGGATTTCAAGCTACACCCATCCTAAATGTGAGCAGGACCTGAGTGACCCATGGTGGGGCCCCTCTTATGAGACCATGTTCAGATCACTGGTTCCTCTGTTGAGAAGTCCAACCACTGCTTTATACTAAAGTCCAGAAACAACACCACACCTGTCCAGCCCAACTTTACTGAAGTAAATGAGGTTGAGCTGCAATACAATattcaacctgtggacaggtgtggtgctgttttcttgAAGACACCTGGATTTATTATCCTGTCGCTATAAATGGCCTCATCTTCTATGTAGTGATCACAGTATGACTGGGGCGGCCATGATGAAGGCCACACTTCAGTTGTTCACGTATTTCCCGATTTTTCTTCCCAGAATCCCGTCCCCACCACAAAGCCCACGGAAATGGAATCTGCCATGGAAAGCATCATCCGCATCTTCCAACACTACGCCGGCAAGAAAGGCGACAAGAACCAGATGAACTACACAGAGTTCGAAGCCTTCATGAAAACGGAGCTGAAGTCCTTCACCAATGTAAGTGGAGGGGGCTGACCCTGCGGGAGGTCAGAGATACATAAGGGAAGAAGCATAATCCCCAGCAGCACTGAGTATTTTagaagaggagtgtgctgatcttgTGGGAGGTCAGAGATGCATAAGGGAAAGAGCATAATCCCCACAGCACATGTCAGGAGACGAGCTTGTTGATCTTGTGGGATGTAGAATCACATACTGGAGGGATCAGCAGGTGATCAGGCGGTGCAGTGGCATCATTTACACCAGGTGGGGTCATTCCTGAGGCTGCATCATGAAGGGCCTGTCCTCTGCTCGGTGACCCCAATGTGTCTTCACTTCTCGCCCACAGAACCAGAAGGACCCCAACATTGTCCGCAAGCTGATGGAGTCCGTAGACGGAGCAGTGGATGGACAGCAGAACAGAGAGCTGGATTTTCAGGAGTTCATGAACCTGATAGGGGGGATGATGGTTGCCTGCAATGACGCCCTGATGAGGCACCTGAAGAAGGTGTGATCTGTGCAGACCCCCATCTCTGTCCTGGGATTTTACACCTAATCTGTGAATGTGTTCTGTTGCTTTtgtagtaataaaataaaaaataacaatgaaTCTTGTCCAGTCCTATCAGGAGGTGTCTGAGGGTCAGGTCCAGAACTGCACAGGGATCTTCACGGTCTGTGCTGCTGATGGTCCAGGATGTCTACAGAGGGTGTCTATAGATAGGGCTGTGATCATAGACCTGGGGTCTGGTGGACAGAAGACCTCAACACTGAGAAGAGGCTTTGACCAGGTCTCCTCCATATGGGAGGTTCTGGTGTGGCGGCCTAGGAGGGGGCTCACTGTCTCCTTCATCTTTGTCCATGCAGACTTTTTCATCGACAAAAAACAGGTCATGGTAGGCATGACCTGGGGGCCGTGATTAACACAAAGGATGCAATAGTTCACTGTTAGTACCTATACACATCACAATCACCCTCGATGAGATCTCCACCTCTGGTGACCTCTGTCTGATTTCACAAGGCATCTAATATTTCAGCTGAGACCATACTTATGACCACCCCTCcatccagggccgtttgaaggaatgtGGGGGCCCCaagaaaaatggacatggaggcccccccttgatgttcacgcacgccACGCTCTAGGGCCAGCGTCAGGATGtagtaacgccgacccttgaattctgggagcgccaTGTGAGCGAGCGTCGATacaaggcccccacattaggtgcagcacagtcccccccccacgttaggtgcagcacagttcccccccacgttaggtgcagcacagttcccccccccccacgttaggtgcagcacagttcctcccacgttaggtgcagtatagttcccccacgttaggtgcagtatagttcccccacgttaggtgcagtatatagttccccacgttaggtgcagtatatagttccccacattaggtgcagtatatagttccccacattaggtgcagtacagttcccctcattaggtgcagtatagctcccccacattaggtgcagtatatagtcccccacattaggtgcagtatatagtcccccacattaggtgcagtatatagtcccccacattaggtgcagtatgtttcccccacagacatacagccttcagtcatatacagtgtatggctggaggctgtatgcctgtttactgccccacttcagtattccgaccaccgctccggggtcacgatctactgctatgggccATAGCCTATGATCGTGACCCCggggcggtggtcggaatactgaagatgaCTTGCTGCTGCCTGCTGGTCACTTACctaccatgcgcgcgcgtcctcctcactgatCCGCTCCGCtctgttgccatgggcgcacgcacgggacgttagtgacatccctgcgtgcgctacttcccgtcagcccctgcatttttaaagttattgtGGGGCCGGCGGCCGCACAGAggtatttttcgggacacagggatgtccctaatgtaaCGGGGCCCGGATCAGGTgctccataagcgccaatgatccggccctggcggccgctgaaggggaaaaaaatgcgcAGCCACATCTCAACGCGGCCCCAGGGCCACGGCCCACCAGGAATTAtgccggtaggccagtccgggcctggccACAGAGAGTTAactggggcatccctgtgtcccgaaagatgttttcgggacccagggatccctgtgtcccgaaagatgttttcgggagccagggatgcccctgttaactctctgtggccaggcccggactggcctaccgggataatgtccttaatagtgatggggggaattgcctgtcctgtagcgacgggcctgcctcCATCTATAGACATGATTTATGACCACCCCTCCATCTATAGACATGATTTATGACCACCCCTCCATATATAGACTTGACTTATGACCA from Hyla sarda isolate aHylSar1 chromosome 11, aHylSar1.hap1, whole genome shotgun sequence harbors:
- the LOC130295955 gene encoding uncharacterized protein LOC130295955, which encodes MGAAPSSLSSVSLTLTLSTPQQKQQQHLGPSTRLTMAQMRQSPPTEMERSMEKIVTIFQRYAGKEGSQASMNFKEFENFMNTELGSFTKNQRDPSILQRMMNSVDGGVDGKKNQELDFQEFLNLIGGIMVAGHDALSKLPESKKNPVPTTKPTEMESAMESIIRIFQHYAGKKGDKNQMNYTEFEAFMKTELKSFTNNQKDPNIVRKLMESVDGAVDGQQNRELDFQEFMNLIGGMMVACNDALMRHLKKV